In Juglans regia cultivar Chandler chromosome 13, Walnut 2.0, whole genome shotgun sequence, the DNA window TCCtccattaattataaatattaaataaataatttttagatagttgttgtcaatatttttattttattctcatacaattactattcaaaaatgataaataaataaataatactcaaTTATTAAGAACACTTTCTAATAATTGGTAGGACCAaccattttatcaaattttcataaaaagtcaaaatcacCTCATTTCACTTCTACATCGAAAGAcacattttacaaaccaactatcttatcttaactcaaaccatctCACTTTTATTTACAGATTTATCATATCATCtaactatccaaacgaggcttGAGTGCTCATTGTGCTTGTGCTTGGGGGCGAGCTTTGGTGCTTGCCCTTGCACTCCATTTGCAAGGGCATGCAATACCTGAGTGTGCAACGTAGCTTTGACGCTTactactttaaattttaaataaaaaataacagtgATAAGGgacttatctttatttttttttggcatgatttTGCTAGACGCCTCCTTCATATAGAATAAATCTTTATTGAGTCATTCGACCTTTTATTTGGAGAGCGATAAATCGATTCCACATATGGTTCCAAACTCTTTGTGAGTTTTCCAATCAAGGGAGGATGCCaactaaaataagaaaattgtcACTGGACTCCACCGAATCTTGAAGGATCGGGGACACTTCAATGATTAAATTAGTCATTTTGTCATCTCAAGAGATAttcaagagagagaaagaatgagagtattttcttccatttttttatcatataaggTGGCcttttatagagtttttaaGCTCATGGATGCTTGTCATGTGGATGGATTAGATAGTTGGGAATCGTGGATCCATTAGGATTCGTTTGGTTTCTCAACtcctttcaactcatcattataattttttcaaatttcaatataaaatataataaacaattcaattttttcaaattctaaaataataataatattaaaaaataataataatattttatcaactcaactcaactcaactcaacccAACATCCAAATGAAGCCTAACTATTCTTGTCCCCAACACCAACATAATAATTCATGCATCCGATTCCTCCATCACAGTTTGGTTCTCTGCGAGCAGCTTGAAAACTAATGTTAGTGCCAAAGAAAGTGAatcaaaactaacaaaaaacaGCCCAAACATTAGCTGAACCACAAAATCTTCTGTTACGAAGCTCTCAACTTTCATGTCTTGGATGAGATGTTCCAGCACGTCCCCATGATGCATCTCTTCAGGCGAAGCGCGCCTCTTGTTTGGTACATCCAGCAGGATGTTCAGTGCCTTCCCTccacaattgtttttttaaatacatctaTGACATGAAGATTGCCACGATGTTGGATGGCAGGAGGATGGACGTTAATGGGTTATTCTGTAAGACTCTTTTTGAATTTCGGGCCGAACGACCTATCCAAGCAGGCCCAGCTTCAACCCAGCAGTGACGAGCACTTGGGCTGGTCCAGCTTTATACTTTATAATAACAGTTAGTAGGGTTTCACGCCCAAACTTGAACTTCTTCTACGCCCGTCTCCGTAAACAAACTTACAAAAGAACCATTCAGGTATCTTCTGCCGGAAAACGTCTCGCCGGTCGAAGTTTATAGTATTGTAGAGTGCAAACCTTTTCCCGACGACCCGTTTCTCCAAACTTCTCAGAGCggatttcttgttcttgtttttccTTCGTAAGagagactctctctctctctctctctctctctctcctcttgtCTCCAACTGTAAGAAAGAGATGGGGCGGACAAGCAAAGACCTTCTGCACTTGGAGCGCAAGAATCCCTCCGCCTCACCACTGGGTATCTCCCTCGCTCTCTCTAGTGTTTTTTGCGACTTGCATGATATTTGTCTATGTGATTCAGAATTCCTCATCTAAGACTCTGGGCGTTGGTATTTTGTGCAGAGTCCACACTTCTTGTTTGCAGAAAAAATTCGCTCGCTCAAACCCAGAAAATCCTCTCTGATGGAAAGCCCATCACCGCCCCTCCTCCCAAAAGCCAAGGTACCCATCTTTCCCATCTAAactctgctctgtttggtttattacattttgtttttcgAGTTTCGGAGTCGCTTATGAACCTGAATTATGTGTCATTCTGTTATTGTTCGAGTCTTTTACCTGTCTTTGAGAGAGGGAAGGTAGGAAGATCTCAGGTCTCTCTAATTGGAAGTCTTAGATCTTAGTTCTGTAATAGGCGGCTAAAAGACAGCTTCCAATGTTAACCTTTTTTTAAGGAGTAATTTGGAAATTTCCAAGGACTATCCTGTAATGGGactttttttgttcaaaagAAATTGACAGAAATAAGACTTACAAATTTGTGCTTACTTTATTTGCCTCTGCTGCAGTGTTGGGAAAACTTCAAGACTTCCTAGGAGTGATATCAGAAGCAAATGAGAGGCTTCAACTTGGTGCAAAGGTTTTGTTTTGATCTCTTACTGGCCTCTATTATTTAGTTGATTTCCGATGATTATCCTTTAATCCTAAGccttgctttcttcttcttcttcttttattttaatttttttgggcGGGGGGCTTCTAACTTGCGTTTAACGTTTTTACTAAAATGTAGGAAAATTCTGAGAACTATGATATTGAAGTGCTCACTGGAAATGAATCTGCAGTCATTGAAATGGTAACTGGGTCTCCCTCCCCCACCCCTCCCTTCTCCACTATTCCTGCTATTACGGAATGcattactgatttttttaagtGCATCTCTATTACAGGATTTGATGCTTGGTGTTGCTGATCTCCACACCTCTGAggctgttgctgctgctgaaTCTGCAATTGCTGGTTTTCAGCCTTTGATTCCATTGGCTTGTAGCAGTAGTGGAACAGATTCAGAGGATAGCAGTGATGATGATAGTGATGACAATGGTGACGAAAATGGTGAAACGTGCTCTCCGGTGAAACTCAAAAAATCAAAGCCTAGCCAAGATAATTGTTCAAGTGAGGATGATTTCATTCGATCAAAAAAAAGACCAAAGATTGTTGTGCTTCCTTGAGAACTTTCTGATGAAAGAGGTTCCAATCCAGAGTAATTGTTGTGAGACTTGGTTtgtatgaaatatataataaactgtCAAATTATTACAACGGTTGCAACAAGAATCCAAGAGTTTTAAGACAATGCATCTGGTAAAGAAAAGGGCACCATGGATTATGTATGGTTGTTGTCATTGATTATGTATGGTTGCTTTGCATAATTTGCTCCTGTATATAGTTATGTTTCTAGGTGCTGCATTTTGTATGTTCTCGTATGTTTCTGTCACTTCCCTACTATCCATATACTCATGCTATATGCAACTTCAGCTACCTTCTTAAGATTCTATCTAGCCAATTCTTCGAACCATTCAAGTCGAGCCATATACTCGTGCTATAGCCGTTTCTTCGAACCATTCAAGGAGTGCACCATTTCCATCTTTTCATGAAATAAGAGtaatatattctttatttatgcTTATTGAAATGGATAAAATAACGGGTCCATATTGTTTTCTCGGCCTAGCCCAAAGTAGGGGGATTCATTAggagggaagaaagagagaggaggggGCAAAAGACTGAGCGAAGACAATGTGTCAGGAGGAAAATGGGAGATGTGACATAAAGGAGAAGAGGGCAGAAGATAGGTGGGGACCAGATGACTTGGGGGACTTTTGGCCAAGCTTCTCCTAGGAGACTTTGACTTCCACAAGAGCTTCTTCAATCTAGCGATAGGAGCTCTAGTGACGAGGTCTCTACCAGAAGATAGACCTTTGATATCCATTATACAGTGATGATGAGAGATCATGAAagactataaaataattatttctcctCCCTAAGCTCTCGTGGACATAGGCTCAAtgttgaaccacgtaaatctatctccctctctttatttttcatgtacttattttcctttcattacTATGGATGTACGCACCGACACAGTATAGTCGCACCAGACTACTGTCGGGGGCTCCACGCCACACTGATCGAGACCCAAATCGTCATAGCGGGCcgagaatgactctttctcccttTTCAGCATGTTGTGCTGATTTTAGGCATTAACATTTATATTCGTAGTAGTCACAGATTAGAGATGATTTCCAAGCTTTGACTAACAGGGATGTTGTCCAACATAATTGTCTAAGGGATAGTAGTTGCAAGTGACAAACCACCACCCGATAGTGCATTTAACCCTCGCACACCGGTATAATGCAGCTTGAGTATAATGCACGCATTGTCCCCCAACACAAGAATTGTTGCAGTAGTAATAGTAAGGCTTCTTTGCCACCCACAAATTCATTGTAGCTGTCCCCGTAAAGGAACCAGTGTCTTTGGCAATATTCTCCCCATAATCACCACTTGAATGCACCAGATTGTAGTCCCCAATCCTTGAGTTTGCATAGTTTTGAGCGTAGGCTGCAACCGTGTTGTCCCACATCATATTTTGGACACCAATTTGTTTTCGAGCAGCATTGTGAGCATTGATGTAGTCTTGTGGTGAGTCATGGGCATGAGAAGGGCAAACCATTGCTAAGCCCACAAGATAGatagaacaaaagaaaatttagataagaaaaatactagACACAAAGGGATCCTACAAAGAAATTCCACAAATCGACGTGGCAatgcaattaatttttttttcttttatctttccttTCCCTGAGACTCCATCCCCTTGCCCCCTGCCCCCCACTCCACCCTTTCCTTTCCCAAAGCCCCCAGACAACGTTCACCAGTTCTCCCACACCATAATTCTGTCAACTCTCTTACAGCCGCCATTAGAGGCTCATCTATGATCAGACTCCTCATATACATATGGGTTTCTCCTTCTTTAGAGATAAGGGAGACAAGCTCGTCATCGTCCCATGCCTTGTCATTCTTTACTAGAACCAAACGGAAAAGTGGgtgctttttcattttttcaatcaaTGTTCTCACTCCCGTCTTCCTCAATACCATTCTCTTACTCAAAACTCTCCTCACGGAACAAAGCATCAAGGAGCACTTGAGGGCTTTGTGGCAGTCAGGTTTCTTATTCTTACATAGCCATCTTTTTTTGAGAAGAAGAGATTGAGACTTCTGCTTGTTATACAATTAAAAGTTCAAAACTTGGACTCAGACCCATATTAATGTGCATCCTCTGCATatgttagagagagaaagagagccaAAAGTCTTTCACGCGTGACCTTTCTCTCctaattttcctttattttttactattcttatttttcttttattttccctcCCTATTCACCACTTAATCTATATTTCATtgtcacaaataaattaaatggtaataaaagagaaaaacctagTCCTCTCTCTATTATCTGGAATAGAGTAAAGGTTTTCCTTCCTGCCTTCGTGTAAGGGCTTTTGGTTTTCTTTGCGTAGTCAGCTGGGTGGTGACATTGGTGATGGTTGAGGACTTGAGTCAGTTATATGAGAAGATGTCTCGTATTGCGGAAGAGACTATGGAAGTGTTAGTAGAGATGGAGTTGTTAAAAGTGGTGATCGTCAGAGGGGAGCAGTGTTTAATTATCAAGCTTTTTACTAAGAGACATTTTAATAGAAAGGTGTTCAAACAGACTATGAGACGTATCTGGATACCTGTGAAGAGCACCAAATTTCGTGATTTAACATCAGTATTGATGCTGGTTGAACTTGAGGAGAGTCACGATAAAGCACGGGTACAACGCGATGGACCCTGGTCTTTCGATAAACAGTTGGTGTTGACTAAAGAGTTTGAGGGCCAGTTGTAGGTgcacaaaattaaaatgacaGAGGCTGCTTTCTGGGTTTGAATACACAATTTACCTCTGATGGCTTGTAATGAGTATGTGGGGAGACTAATTGGGGAGTCGATGGGAAGGGTCATTGAGGTTGATCTAGAGTAGGATGATCTAGCTTGGGGAGAATGTATGCGAGTCAGGATTAGCTTGGATATTACGAAACCTTTGCTGCGGTGTAAGAAGGTTGCTTTGGGTTCTCAATGGGACTACTGGGATATTACGAAACCTTTGCTGCGGTGTAAGAAGGTTGCTTTGGGTTCTCAATGGGACTACTGGGTTTCGTTCACCTATGAGAGTCTGTCAGATTTCTGTTACCTGCCTGGGCCATGGCCATCGAGATTGTGCAGCATGGAAGTTGTGATCTACGTCTTAGTCTTAAGAGAATTTCCCTTATGGGAAATGGTTGAGAGCTATGCCGGCTACTGGATGGGGTGGTGGTAAATGATCAACAATGCAAAGGGATTATGTGGTGGGAGTGGCATCAGATTCAACAGAATCGGCGAGAAAAGAGGATCATGCAACAGGATTGTAGGGGATGCCAATGAGGATAACTAACTTGACTGAAAAGATGGATGATGGGAATTAGTTTCTTAACTAACCTAGCTCTTTTGAATCTCCGATAGTTAGGGGTATGGATAAGGTTATCCCAAAGGTGATGGTTCCAAAAGATGTGGGAACTGTCGAGGAATCAGGGGGATTgaataaaagagatgaaatgGGGGAAATGGGGACTAACAGTCAAGTCCCTGGCGATGTCGTTTTGGTTGACATTGGGCCAAATACGGGCCAGGGTGATGGCCCAAGTTCCTCATCTCTAATTCAGTCTCGTGGGCTGAACATTAAGAAAAGAATCAGAAAACCAAAGTCCACTTCAGTGACCAATGGGGGAACAAGAGAAGCAACGGTCAAGAACCTGAGGAAGAGGGAAGCACCAGTGTTAGGGAAGGAGGATCAAAGGGCTGTGAAGAAGGTCTCCTTGCACTTACTCGAGGGTTTGTTCGAGGGAAGTGATAAGAATGTATCGGCGGTGGCTATAAGTCTGCCCTGCCCGGAACCATGAAGCTTTTAAGCTGGAATTCTCGAGAG includes these proteins:
- the LOC108989727 gene encoding basic form of pathogenesis-related protein 1-like; protein product: MVCPSHAHDSPQDYINAHNAARKQIGVQNMMWDNTVAAYAQNYANSRIGDYNLVHSSGDYGENIAKDTGSFTGTATMNLWVAKKPYYYYCNNSCVGGQCVHYTQAALYRCARVKCTIGWWFVTCNYYPLDNYVGQHPC
- the LOC108989719 gene encoding uncharacterized protein LOC108989719; this encodes MGRTSKDLLHLERKNPSASPLESTLLVCRKNSLAQTQKILSDGKPITAPPPKSQVLGKLQDFLGVISEANERLQLGAKENSENYDIEVLTGNESAVIEMDLMLGVADLHTSEAVAAAESAIAGFQPLIPLACSSSGTDSEDSSDDDSDDNGDENGETCSPVKLKKSKPSQDNCSSEDDFIRSKKRPKIVVLP